One Cuculus canorus isolate bCucCan1 chromosome 2, bCucCan1.pri, whole genome shotgun sequence genomic region harbors:
- the PKIA gene encoding cAMP-dependent protein kinase inhibitor alpha has protein sequence MTDVESTYADFIASGRTGRRNALHDILVSSPGGNSSELALKLSELDINKAEGEGDAQRNPSEQTGEAQGEAAKQES, from the exons ATGACTGATGTGGAATCTACATATGCAGACTTTATTGCTTCAGGAAGAACAGGTAGAAGAAATGCATTACATGACATACTTGTGTCCTCTCCTGGTGGGAACTCCAGTGAACTAGCCTTAAAGTTATCAGAGCTTGATATAAACAAAGCAG aaggagaaggagatgcaCAACGCAATCCAAGTGAACAAACTGGGGAGGCCCAAGGGGAGGCAGCAAAGCAAGAAAGCTGA